Part of the Vigna unguiculata cultivar IT97K-499-35 chromosome 3, ASM411807v1, whole genome shotgun sequence genome, CTCCAAAGACTACTAGTAAActgtcaattaattttactttgtgTCAATCAAAATAGCTTTGGACCAAACAAAACTCTAATAAAAGACgctaaaaaaataaagtcacaTTGTCCTCATCTAATAACCCCAATGATTAAGTTAATtgattccttttctttttcaatcttCTGTGTCTTTCTTTCTTAGTTCCTTCCATATTCAAACAAAGTGTCGGGgaaaattaaatgttaacaAACTCACTATTCAATCATTGATGCTTACTTCAACTGTTTCATAGTtgtgaaatgttttttttataactttttcttttgtctataaatttcataatacttAACGAAGgatttttttcaagaaatatttgtttttgtttttaatttaactatgtaaattcaattttttttataattgctttTTGCATCCCATCAATTTCTACCTGAACCTccacaaattttgaaattctatTTTTGTCCATCCGACTTTTATTTGAAACACTCTCCATGGAGACATTACATTTTGGGGGTTGCTGTACGTTGCAAGAAATACTTcttgtttaatttaatacaaattgttgtcattgaaaattaaaattgaaatactttCGTATCAAATCCTAATTTACTATGTCTGGgtaattttactttaatttgaaaaggttaaatatatttttggtccctcaaatttcagtgaattttagaattagtctcttttcaaaactttatatcaatttagtccttcatctttagaaatacatggatttagtctttcttaccaaaatttgttaggtttatttgacattttaaacacattttttgataatatttgagttaacattgaagcgaaaatatgtcaaacgatgtaaacaattcaaatactattataaaatgcacttgaaacatcaaataaacttaacaaaatttggttaaaatgactaaattcacgcatttataaagatgaaagactaaattggtataaaattttgaaaagggactaattttaaatttcacttaaacttaagggacaaaaacatatttaacccaatttgAAATTATCTTACTTTAAAGGTTAGTTATTTTTTGTAAGcatgtttatattttaagaatagACACATAAAAGTCTCGGACATGGTGGGTAGGACAATAGATACTTACAAGCATAGAAAAGTTAGCAATATTTGTGTATGATATAAGTTAGATTAtgcatgataaataaaaaatgagattttttttattaaaattaagaaaaaaaaaatcataaaactacTTGTCGTCTAGTAATAATTAGAAAACATTCTGACCAAtggttaaaaaagaaaaatgtgtcGTTTATGAATGTCCAGTGCTATGCCCCCTCACATTCTCCtctaaccaatttttttttaatcaacgAAGACTCGGAGGAAAGAAAACAGGAAGAAACACTCATTAAGTTTAAaaactttacttttaaatataattattttaggttaagtatgctttttttttctttaaattatttttaaaattttattattatgaaattaaattatgtattattttatttttgtattttatgaaagttgtgtaaaaaatttttattaaaaaactatgTAAAACTTTCATAtcatttgtaatttataataaaacttttacATATCATTAGAAAAAAACGTCTTACAaaactttcataaaatatataaataaaatactatataatttaattttaaaatgaaacaatttttcaataatttaaaaataaaaagtatattagaTTTGGATTCTCAGCTTAATGTCAAAAAGGTCTTATTAGATAAATTGTAATCATTTATTACATGTATTAAGTAATATATACTTTTGAAATAAAACCAATGAATACACTAACCCATTGAAGCATGAATGCATGCTCCCATTATTCTgttagaattttaattgatttctaTTATAACAGTatattaagtaataaaatttaataaatagttagaatttattaaatatggtCTTCTCTTTTTAAGCATAAACAATAtaaactctctttttttttttttttccatggaCACGATTCATGAATTAAAGTCTAATTAACGATTATTCTTGTTAATACGAGAACTCATGTTTAAGCAACTTGACATTTAAGTTTAACACATTAACTACTTTTGTCCTGGTGCTtatcaacaaaatttgtttacatatatgaaagaaaatatttattgaattgaATAACACCTTATATTCTTAAGATAAATTGTCATTCTCTTTAGATCAGATTTTCTCTAATATGCTTAATaggttatataatttaaaaattaatattaaaaaccatttaaatacttatttttttaatcttttgaaatattagaGGTGACAAAATAAGTTGGGTCTGACGAACCAGCTTGTGAGTCTATATTAAAAAGGATGGGTCaggttgaagatttcaactcATCAGTCCATTTTAATTGACACATCCCGACCTTTGgttcctttttcttttaaattaaaaattaaaataaaaattaattaaaaagatgatttttttatattatattttttaaaagggtgtaaatatataattatattataatttaaatcattaacatttaaaaataagtttcaaTTCTTAATTATgataagtaatataatatataaatataataattattttatttctaattaaaagcattaactaatcaattaaaagtttaaaacatattttacataatttaatatgattttaatattaatttatatgtatatataaataaattttaaaaaagaataaagaagtttgaaaaaaatttataaaaaaaagtgatgGACGAGATTGGCTTAATCCATTATTTTGTTCTGTATAAGACAAGTTATTATTATTGACTCGTTTTTATTTAACGGACTATCCCAATCCAATACCTTTTGGATGGGTCATGACCGATGAAATCAAAATAGGTTGAGGTGACCCATTTTGTCATatgcattaaaaataaattatgtactgttgtaaagaaaaaataaaagagtgtATAACTTGTTTAGATAAACTGATTCAGAAGAATTTGCACGGAGAAATATGAGAGTGAACTTTTTTGGATACTCCCACAAGTGAAGAAAGTATAAGAGGAATTCATGTCATCCTATGTTTAATTACAAGAATAACCTTttgcttttttgttttttcacttGTCGAAGCCATGCATTCGCAACTGCGtggttaatataattttgtaaattttaattttatcattttaaataataagtcacatttcataataataataataataataataataacatttttatttaaactaatgacTCATCCACAATTTATTTGGACTTAATTTCTACatttcctattttattttaatataattttaccattgatttttttttcaaataataagtCACATTCTATTTCAACAGAATTTacactaattaaattttattttaacctatatgacaaaaataaaccgacaatcttctaattttaacaattaaaatatctttctaatttatcaaattcatcacataattcaaaaaatttcaaaaaaaattctttcaaatattttcatttttttaccatCTTTCCTTtaatttaacccaaaaaatgaGTAGCAGTTAAAATCCACTCAATCAAACATGTCACTATAAACAAACATATCCTAAAATAAATCATACATCAAATGTGGTAATTTAGTCtagataattaatatataatttatacccGCACCCGCCAGAGAAGGTGTTAGATATATCTATTATTGCCCAATCCTCATGTTTGTTAGGAAAATTATCTAAACCCATAGAGTACAATTACATGTGCAGATAATTGaacttttgaaataataaagatataaagTATGTCACACACACTATCAACCATAATGGTCAAATTTTTCGGCACGTGTGGAGTAACTATTGAGATAGTCATAAATGGAAGATGGAGCTTCTCAATGGAATTGCAATAATTTGCAGAAAGCACAAGAGTTGGgggtaagaaaataaataattaaagatggAAGAACTACAACTACTACCAAGCTAGGGCCACATAATGCTGTGAAAGTTACATCATCATGTATTCATACTTTAAAGGGTACATTTCTGTCTCAGTGGAACGTGGCTCTGGGTAAAATGCTTCTTAAAATGGAGCTGTATATGTTCGATATAGGTTTCCCTTCTTCCACTCATTCGTTGCGCTTTCACCCAACTGCtgccaaaacaaaaataatacagaTTTTATCATCCCAAAAATTCCCTTTTTTAGAGTATGTGATAGgatgaaagattaaaaatagttaaaagattcattttttttttttacataaaaaaatgcatatttattttccttccCCTTAATGGCATGAGTTTTCCAATCAACAGTACAAAGGCCaagaaaatgggaaaaaatgcGGCGGTGTTGTACGGAGAAACCGAAACCAATAACCAAACGAGATAAGGGAAAGAAGGGAACCAGTTGCTGCTGTTTTCTGAGTCTTGCATTCTCTTCTCGCAACTGTTTGATTTTTTGCTTCAACTCAAACAAGTAAGCCTACACAGAGAAAGCAAAACACAGGTTAAGCAAAGAAAGACGAAAACCCGAGACAGTGTATTTTGGTTGCACTGCACTCTATATACTGAGAGTTGAAGAAGAAGCAATATTTTCCTGCTTTCTGGCTCTGGATCGAGCAGCAGATTCGCGATTCTTCATGAGTCGTGCGTCGCGCATGTCCCTTGAAGGTGGTGGAGCTCTTTTATTCGAAAATGGGTGGGCAAAAGGTTCGGTCTTTGAAGCAGTATGAACCAATTGCAGGTTTTGCGGTGGAGGGTACTCAGAGCGCGTGCTTAAGGTGAGAGCAGTCACCGGAGATGTGTCCACAATGAAGCTGTTAAAGGGTCGAGGTAGAAAGTCTTGAAATTTTGCAGCTTTGGTGTTGTGGTCGGTTAAGGAAGTGAGGTTGATGCCGTCCCACACATCTTCCATGGCTTTGTTGCTGACAGTGTTGTTGTTGGTTGTCGGGGTTTGGCGTGAGAACTGGGAAGAAGGTAGTGAGGAAGAGAGGGGTTTGTGGTTGAGGTTGTTGTTCCTGTTGCAggtggcggcggcggcggcggtggTGGTGGCTATTGATGAAGATGACAGCATTTGGTTTGGTGGAAGGTGAAGTGGGGCTGGATTTGGAATGGTGAGGTAGGGGAAGGTGACAAATTTGGAACACTTGTTTCAGGAGTGTGAAATTAAACATGAAGGAACAGTCTTTAAGTTGGGCTGATGTTGGTTACACTGTTTCGTACGTTGTCTGTGATGAACAGTCATGTCTCGACTGTCCTGGTTTGCAACTTCTGACATGTCCAGTAAGCATCTCTTTTATAACTTTTGTTACTTTATTTAGGTTAACTATACTTAATGCTCGTAATTCTTTTAGGGTGTGTTTCTTTAAGGAGTTGACATGAAATTgagtgtgaaaataaatttgtatagaTTTATGTAaatgaatttttgtatttttttgagtAGATTTAGAGagtaaagtgagtggatttggagataaattttatgaaagatAGTGAGAGATTTTATTGATgtgatatataaaattaattataaaaattgataaaattagaaagttaccaaaatacccttgatgaaaaaagatagtgattttgtaatttgatgttataaaaatatttataaataattaatatgaattaaaaaatattaaaattatatgaaattataaaataaaaaaataaatttttataaatataaacaaattgtacaattaaaattaaaaaaaggttatataattaaatgttaaacaatacaaaaaagtaaaaaaaaaaaacagaaaacaaaacacacGACACCGGTTACATAATGGGTGTCACCCTCCTCTTTTCAAAGACACCGAttacgtaaccggtgccatACACACACAATGCACTACACTGGTGCACAACCCCTCACATGGACTCACACTCCCAACCCCTCACATGCACTCACACTCCTCTCCATCTCCTTCACTCACACACTCACACCAACACTACTTAACTTTCCCCACACCAATGCATGTCATTACAtaacaccaccaccactactTCACTCCATCCACACCGGTGCATCACCT contains:
- the LOC114175458 gene encoding bZIP transcription factor 27, yielding MLSSSSIATTTAAAAATCNRNNNLNHKPLSSSLPSSQFSRQTPTTNNNTVSNKAMEDVWDGINLTSLTDHNTKAAKFQDFLPRPFNSFIVDTSPVTALTLSTRSEYPPPQNLQLVHTASKTEPFAHPFSNKRAPPPSRDMRDARLMKNRESAARSRARKQENIASSSTLSI